TACTCATCATTTGCTCCTTTGCTCTTGAAAAAACACGCTTCTTACGATTCGTTGCGTCCAAAGTTATTCGACCCGGCTTCAAAAGCACATGGTTGCGTTTGTTTACCACTACGGTGTGCTCCTCTGCGCTATTGAATAACACTGCGGTTGTTGCCACTCTCATTGCCCCTATACGGAGTAATCCTCATCATCCCGCTGGCAAACTACTTCTACCGCTGTCTTACGCTGCTATATTAGGGGGGACGCTTACTTTAATCGGAACGTCCACCAACCTAATTGTGGATAGCATGCTGTTTGAAGCGGGTGGCGGCAGGTTAGACTTTTTCGCATTTTCAGCCGTAGGCGCGCTGGCTGTGCTGTTCGGTGGTGTAACGTGCTTTTTCGTTTCTCGATGGCTTCCAGCAACGCGAGTGACCGAAGCCAATGCTGCCGATTACTTTTTGGATGCCAAGGTTCAGCCCAGCTCTCCATTGATTGGTAAATCGGTGGAAGAAAATGGACTACGGCACCTCGAATCATTGTTCTTGGTCGAAATCGCACGTGGCGAACGTTTGATTTCACCTGTGACTCCAGCAGAAATTATTCAAGATGGTGACCGTTTAGCATTCAGTGGTGATGTCTCCAAAGTGATGCAGTTGAGCCACTTTGACGGTCTTAAAATGTTTGCTGATACCAGCGGATTGATGGAGTCGAACCTAACAGAAGTAGTTGTGCGTCCTGATAGTTCCTTGATTGGTTTAACACTGAAAAATGCAGGTTTCCGAGCTCGTTTTGATGCTGCCGTGGTTGCGATGCGCCGCGATGGGCAGCGCTTGTCAGGCAAGTTAGGTGAAGTCAAAATCCAAGCCGGAGACTTTTTGGTATTGGCTGTGGGACCCGACTTCTCGTCTCGCAATAATCTAACTAAGAACTTTATTGTGATTAGTGGTATGGAGCCGGAAAGTAAGCTGAAAGGACGAAAGGAACTGATTGCCGGATTAGGCTTTCTTGCCGTTGTGGGCTTAGCCGC
This genomic window from Echinimonas agarilytica contains:
- a CDS encoding SLC13 family permease, producing the protein MTLQSWLVVAVFIATLAGLIQFQKRPAIVFGCTLLAVFGLDLVSTEQMLSSLVNPGLVTLILLIICSFALEKTRFLRFVASKVIRPGFKSTWLRLFTTTVCSSALLNNTAVVATLIAPIRSNPHHPAGKLLLPLSYAAILGGTLTLIGTSTNLIVDSMLFEAGGGRLDFFAFSAVGALAVLFGGVTCFFVSRWLPATRVTEANAADYFLDAKVQPSSPLIGKSVEENGLRHLESLFLVEIARGERLISPVTPAEIIQDGDRLAFSGDVSKVMQLSHFDGLKMFADTSGLMESNLTEVVVRPDSSLIGLTLKNAGFRARFDAAVVAMRRDGQRLSGKLGEVKIQAGDFLVLAVGPDFSSRNNLTKNFIVISGMEPESKLKGRKELIAGLGFLAVVGLAATGTLSLLKGLMLFLGVLYFTNCLSLNEVQRRLPLDIWLVVASALTLAHALTNTGMVQSFSGQFAAGIGQDNLYLAFVAMYLLTLILTELVTNNAAAALVFPISYGLALGLGVDPMPFIMAVAFGASASFISPYGYQTNLMVYNAGQYQIKDFLKAGLPVSVVYSIVVLLAVPYFFPF